Part of the Patagioenas fasciata isolate bPatFas1 chromosome 24, bPatFas1.hap1, whole genome shotgun sequence genome is shown below.
tgtcttgcaaggttgcttgaaatgaagtgatgaggggaaattgagacggagagagatgcagcagttttcctcattaacaggctggtgtgcactatgcttttaattattgttttacagctcactccgcaggctctccctctgactccagatactgcagcttctactgtccctggagtgtgggacagccacggaaggaggaaacagacactggtcaaaacgcacagtgccccagctcaaaacctccccactggcttttgtctgcagcccatatccacagtgtgcccatggcatccatggaatcccagcagtcagtgccccagagcctttacagggtcccagtaaacctgtcaccaacactgtcctcatgataacctgcagttattcctgtgtctatttatattcctctctacactgaccagcataatttggtttatttcacatcaaaccctactggaaaccatcattatgaatacttttaaaataggcaccagtcatgacagttttcaacatagttaattaaggaacacataaaagtatatggcacatttaaagcagtaaaactgcaaacaccagcaacctgtacactggccatccaaccctacacactgagaacgcagcaacaatcaacaaagaaattcatttgggatgtgtgtggagagcagatgaatgtgtgtggttagccacgtgagagataacaggtacatgcaatgtctgtacaagaggtacatacagtatctgtataagaggtatatacagtgtctgtataacaggtacatatggtgtctgtatgtctgtggtctccagacacagccatgtggtaaggagagcatagggagctcccacattcacactcagacctgctctctgcagaacatctcctgtggctcaaggagcccttggccacactgggagctcagggatgacaccccaatgtccctgcctcaggtgacagatctggcaaacagggacacccctgagccacagcaccccagtttgatggactatgaggatgcgaagggacaacctggtgaggaacgtgtccctgctcctccccaggcccacgtggcacagccaaggggatcctgccatctggcctctccaagacaggcaggacccagctctagggtgtcatagaatcatagaaccatttcagttgcaagagacccttaagatcattgagtccaaccataacctaaatctgtctctgatggcaccaggagacctgggagattacattgctttatttacagctgtgcaaaccacacctccagtaatcctccttttcttgccccaacaggagcaaggagtccaacgggactcctgagagcaaaaaacacacctatcaacctgaccagcttacatatgcactgagcaggacatagtaaaacacagtcttagactcgctgtaacaggagacctaacagcaaaagagtggccccattccctggtatcaggtgaagctatagaaaggaaagatgccagcaagtgatctcctggctacagagttctcctgacggtttgcaatgtttttcaagaccagagtctcacctccaccatctccagtctcttcaggaaggtgtccagcctcgcaaacaccatcgtggagctgaagtcccactccctcacttcttggcctggttcataatacatgtgcagtttttcccttctctcctcaaatgcctctttgaacatgttcaggataccgagcaccattcgcaccttgcccaggctctcctccatgtcccctttcagaaggtcttctggagacaggtacaccagggcctggaagagcaaaatcacacctgagaggtcacttctgccatcatggaaaacaaggacttcttgtgttgaacacatttgaacctgtttattaagttaaatgttgcctaaagaatcacttttccagggaaggacaataggaagaaggggagaggggacacaggggactgcaaacacaggcatcacagccacagacctgctcaatgagaaggttgcagatctcctggagcagcaccactatccgcacgggcatgttgtagtgcttggaggtgacccagatcaaacacaccacgtggagcagggggagcaggaaaggcttcacctcgctgaactcaaccctctctacgtcttccaagcggcgcttgaggggtgtcaggtgcaggtgaacgtcctgagcttcagtcaaagctgtgttgagagacgtgagaagcggtaagaaccacccagctgcggtgtgctgggttcccagctaggtgctggcctcaccacatggaaaagtgcctgggaaaagaaactgtcctgacaagcactgagcaccctcagccacctgtgtgctgcaggtcactcactcgtgaacatcactcacctgcggcagtaaccagaacagaaataagctgatgtgatggcaggggacagggagctgggacagggcttcgtggagagcctgagtccacaactgctaaaaagtcacacggaatttgcccaacagcaccaaaaatacagtgctgccatggctgtgagccatggccttgctgtacagcacgacaggctgtacagccttggcctgagccctttttagctcagttttggctcaagcaactccttgtccagtgggcagatgacgacggccccactagtcctgactgtaatagaaaacctgtcaacagtaaagcaactgatgtctgactcgtcgaaagctttagcttagctctgtacagctgtgtggttttaccctgaagaattaccccagagcgcaagcattaataaaaccagatcgttgtgcaattaaacctgtggaccaacaagaagtgacagaagtgcttgaatgcatgcaaaaataacccctaaggcccaagaccaaggaagaagagactcccactatcagcatcaccctcccagcaaatccaccaacagcagccacaccagtacaatgccagggaaagggacagagacttaaaagcaggtgcacacaaatctgaactgcgctgtaatggaaattaacaattatagtccaaattatccaattagggttagtatcgctgtagccggattaaaaccaaatatttgttgtattttgattaaacccttaaagtattaattagtttaacaatgaacccttggctccttatataaggggtgtttctccagcccatttaaactgcacaatgcagagtgtgacacagatccttaagagattcaatgtttgcacgtgaagtggtgaagaacagtgttttctgccagcacgtgcacagctaacacagtctagatggtttcattgtgccagagagcagctgggttggacatggatgtccagctgtgttgctctgcagggacagaccagcaggactacactgtttttcactacagacagggatttgcaatatttccttgggctgcgctcaactcccctaagcaaagcaaagcaaggaaattcgggctgcagtggccaaagcctgagaagcagcgctctaacaaagcagtcttaggtacaagatctgtcctcttagtctgaactcccattcctgcataataacaccagaggagctggtggaagttgaggtgagtcctgttagagtaatgcaaacactttattacagcagaataaattcccaaacccattcaccctgaacttgggcaagagtctggctcaacagaccagcgatggagcttgtcccagcctggaaacaaaagcctagactcaagcacaagcagcccagtctcaattcacaaactagaaagatttggcttgaaatcagtcacaccaggccatgaagaaaggccagaagccagcactgtggtaaagttgccccagcatctcacctgcctcaacatccattagcatggttttgaaggctgggatgtagctgctctcaactctctccagcagctccatcatgttcctgaccttcctcgttgtcagctggttgtaaatgcattccaggtcatcacacctacagcaaccgagacacagaatcacagaatcagttggttggaagagaccctcaagatcatcgagtccaaccataacctaacccctggcactgccccatgtccctgagaatgtcatctctgtgactgttcaacccctccaggaatggtgactccaccactgccctgggcagcctgttccaatgcttcacaaccccttctgggaagaaatgtttcctaatatccaacctcagccacccctggcgcaacttgaggccgtttcctctcatcctggcgcttgttcctggggagcagagcccgaccccccctggctccaagctcctttcaggcagttcagagatcagaaggtctcccctcagctcctgttctccagctgaaccccccaggtccctcagccgctcccatcacacttgtgctccagcccctcaccagctctattcccttctctcaactcactccactacctcaaggtctttcttggcctgaggggcccaaaactgatttgaggtttggcttccccagcgctgagtacagtgggacagtcattgccctgggcctgctggccacactgttcttgatgcacaccaggatgctggtggccatgttacccacctacactgggccatcagctgtcccccaacatcatctgtttcccctgggcctgattcagggcttcctccagctacacatggactgtggaaatgggagaaagctgcatgaggcacagacaaaccctacaggacagaaagtgctgagttcagcatgacagcagctctgctactgacagaacatcgctgaaaaaaagccatcgtgtttctgcaggcattagcaacagctctccagccagcagggctttgccccgagtcagcctgaaccagtacagcacaaaggttttcaaagggcaggaggaaataccactcccaggctcctgagcatctaaagcccctctggccctgacagatgaacagcagccagctgagatgcaccatttccagacagcccccagcaggtgtccatcagcaattactcctgtggatggctcctagtgaacagtgacgaaagagtgcccagagcgggtgtggagtctccttctctgagacattcgaacccgcgtggacccacctgtgtgatctgctctgtgaccctgcgtgagcagggcttggactgggggatctgcagagggcccttcagcccaaccagcctgggatcctgtaaagggcatttctgaaaaaagtcccttgaggtgtagcccctgtggtggggctaagttaaaacacagccagctgcccagtgacctcccaggcactttgcagatcatgatgattttctgtgcgggagcaactttccttagttgaagcctacatgaaccccaagtggcctgttcttctcaactcatggaattagcagccccaccaccagcactctccctctacacaaaaccagcaccacagggcaccatgcactggccaggctgctctgggtacctgttcttccagaactccagctccaccttcgggttcggattgctgccttgcaggagaggctctgaagactctttcttcagtgcctcctggatctggtggctccagtctatgatggccgactccatggcatacaccagagatttatctatccgttccatgctgtagtaaacagagtacgtgattaactttgttgatgtgcattgctcagttggatctccttccaatggccgtgtgggcagctggattttacagggtttcacatttcaaaaccacaaaacaatcaaaccccataagattttgtcactggtttaatataggaattacactctggagaaaatggctgaatgtctgcagcagtgtgggcaacaacactgttcataaagtgaatggtggaaatgaagagccagtcgccacctctctgcacagccagtcattgtcacatcagatccattcaggttcaggatctgacctggagactcacacatccagcaagattctctctccccataccattctccctcaaaatattctacatccctgcagtcattaactcacttaattcagcaagaaacaccaccaagtgggctgggaagctgaggacaggtcaccccactgccttggaagcagtaacttctcacaaaatcccacccgcaccacgtcctgtctgaggagtgattcattccactgcacccacacatctcctggggttccacaggggcacgcacgcagcccagacacgatgacaacttgatgtacaaacgcatctgcttctctggaccttccagaacctgttattttggggtggtactcacgatttctcattttccagatcaatgtcctcaattccctctgagccagctgggagaggcagcaaggtcttgccgtctacttggccaacaactgtgaaaatggtacttttgaggttgtggacatgacgcacgatgtcttgtgacaccacttgtggccagccctgatggttcttcttgttcgttaggatgggcacgatcacctacagtgggagtcacggaagaccaatggagaaaaaagtgcagcaggagacggacgggccaccaggctctgaggtctgtgcttggccaagcctggagacccatattcattgctgtctcaagcagttcccatgtgaaatagaggcagctgatgatgaatgggcatctctacaggcccactttatacagcagaacacccttttccccaaatccaagcagccaaggagggtggaagccagtaggcaaagtgagcagccccatccccaggctctcccagcctttcaagcccgcaactggagatggccccatgggctgctgtcccttgccctcacaactgtccccggtgcttggtccccatgtccctgcccatgggcacagccgtcaggctgccctttgagcctgccagggctgggctgagctcagtgtgctgcaagggaaggtctgctggtaccccctgggatacactggtggtgagggtcccccaggtcccagctgcagcccaccaaacaggagctttgcctttatcagcacttttactgacccggcagcatggggttgtggggctggtcggggtttgcccagatttgagctgcttttggcttgtttgagctgtgacagcaacaccgtgtctgtcacctatcctggctggctctgcactgggaccagcctgtggcaacagcctaacaaagccaggttgtccctagtgacaaacaacagccctttgtgttactggactcagggtgggggtaggggaggggggggaggtgactaaaggcataaaaatagctgcaaatggacataaaattgaaacggaataaagcagctcagcacctccatggtgctgtcccaggatgctgaagactctttggaactgtggctggctctgtagacccgaagaagac
Proteins encoded:
- the LOC136111502 gene encoding dynein axonemal heavy chain 9-like isoform X3, whose protein sequence is MRALPAARQPAPCPPPGAQRSVARSQARRAGGRGEASAGASCRSAEEPRARVGREAGGPGRGDGDGDAVSLCLPGGRQSRWRGRFLLQPAAGAGSGPRDRASEPPRKKRGRRQHGQVIVPILTNKKNHQGWPQVVSQDIVRHVHNLKSTIFTVVGQVDGKTLLPLPAGSEGIEDIDLENEKSMERIDKSLVYAMESAIIDWSHQIQEALKKESSEPLLQGSNPNPKVELEFWKNRCDDLECIYNQLTTRKVRNMMELLERVESSYIPAFKTMLMDVEAALTEAQDVHLHLTPLKRRLEDVERVEFSEVKPFLLPLLHVVCLIWVTSKHYNMPVRIVVLLQEICNLLIEQALVYLSPEDLLKGDMEESLGKVRMVLGILNMFKEAFEERREKLHMYYEPGQEVREWDFSSTMVFARLDTFLKRLEMVEDLLATSLDLMKLEKFEFSGIKGKTLGQQVLDMYEEFQEAYKVFSERTYDCLDLTNTDFEQDAFGFQQKVEDMDRRLGTIFIQAFDDASNLDHAFKLLDMFGSLLERPAVAADAAGKYSVLISMFSRALDHARLIYSRHIQAELKLAAWTLLKEEG
- the LOC136111502 gene encoding dynein axonemal heavy chain 9-like isoform X2 encodes the protein MRALPAARQPAPCPPPGAQRSVARSQARRAGGRGEASAGASCRSAEEPRARVGREAGGPGRGDGDGDAVSLCLPGGRQSRWRGRFLLQPAAGAGSGPRDRASEPPRKKRGRRQHGQVIVPILTNKKNHQGWPQVVSQDIVRHVHNLKSTIFTVVGQVDGKTLLPLPAGSEGIEDIDLENEKSMERIDKSLVYAMESAIIDWSHQIQEALKKESSEPLLQGSNPNPKVELEFWKNRCDDLECIYNQLTTRKVRNMMELLERVESSYIPAFKTMLMDVEAALTEAQDVHLHLTPLKRRLEDVERVEFSEVKPFLLPLLHVVCLIWVTSKHYNMPVRIVVLLQEICNLLIEQALVYLSPEDLLKGDMEESLGKVRMVLGILNMFKEAFEERREKLHMYYEPGQEVREWDFSSTMVFARLDTFLKRLEMVEDLLATSLDLMKLEKFEFSGIKGKTLGQQVLDMYEEFQEAYKVFSERTYDCLDLTNTDFEQDAFGFQQKVEDMDRRLGTIFIQAFDDASNLDHAFKLLDMFGSLLERPAVAADAAGKYSVLISMFSRALDHARLIYSRHIQAELKLGSPLCTRTCRRWLERCAGRRSCERESRCRLITSGTSHISAWTLLKEEG
- the LOC136111502 gene encoding dynein axonemal heavy chain 9-like isoform X4; amino-acid sequence: MRALPAARQPAPCPPPGAQRSVARSQARRAGGRGEASAGASCRSAEEPRARVIVPILTNKKNHQGWPQVVSQDIVRHVHNLKSTIFTVVGQVDGKTLLPLPAGSEGIEDIDLENEKSMERIDKSLVYAMESAIIDWSHQIQEALKKESSEPLLQGSNPNPKVELEFWKNRCDDLECIYNQLTTRKVRNMMELLERVESSYIPAFKTMLMDVEAALTEAQDVHLHLTPLKRRLEDVERVEFSEVKPFLLPLLHVVCLIWVTSKHYNMPVRIVVLLQEICNLLIEQALVYLSPEDLLKGDMEESLGKVRMVLGILNMFKEAFEERREKLHMYYEPGQEVREWDFSSTMVFARLDTFLKRLEMVEDLLATSLDLMKLEKFEFSGIKGKTLGQQVLDMYEEFQEAYKVFSERTYDCLDLTNTDFEQDAFGFQQKVEDMDRRLGTIFIQAFDDASNLDHAFKLLDMFGSLLERPAVAADAAGKYSVLISMFSRALDHARLIYSRHIQAELKLGSPLCTRTCRRWLERCAGRRSCERESRCRLITSGTSHICACLFQLSCFMTTLLSSL